From a region of the Janthinobacterium sp. 61 genome:
- a CDS encoding serine hydrolase: MRRLPLSFLATLLMSCAALAQDSASATIAQVLQAQDGDIHGDLRAVVVLRDGAIVAERYYNGETADTLHDIRSAGKSITALLVGAAVERGQLATTKTAGDYWPGVAGSPAGKIILDDLLTMRSGLAAFDEDEHSPGNEDKLDEASDPDAFVRGVPAAAAPGSIYRYNSLGSYIAGRVVESASGADLEDYAAKVLFAPLGITRWSWGRDVANHPKGQGNLSLRARDTAKIGQMVLDKGTVDGRPVIDAAWLQAALAPRAAIGAVDRYADSYGYFWYAKTQDIGDKKIAVHFASGNGGNKIYVIPARRMVVSIASSAYGKGYGQRRSEDILKAILKADATQM; this comes from the coding sequence ATGCGCCGCCTGCCCCTGTCATTCCTCGCTACTCTCCTCATGTCCTGCGCCGCCCTGGCGCAGGACAGCGCCTCCGCCACCATCGCGCAAGTCCTGCAAGCCCAGGACGGCGACATCCATGGCGACCTGCGCGCCGTCGTCGTGCTGCGCGACGGCGCCATCGTGGCCGAGCGCTATTACAACGGCGAGACGGCCGACACCCTGCACGACATCCGCTCGGCCGGCAAAAGCATCACCGCGCTGCTGGTGGGCGCGGCCGTGGAGCGTGGCCAGCTGGCGACAACAAAAACGGCGGGCGACTACTGGCCGGGAGTGGCAGGCAGCCCAGCAGGCAAAATCATCCTCGACGACTTGCTCACCATGCGTTCGGGCCTGGCCGCCTTTGACGAAGACGAACACTCGCCGGGCAATGAAGACAAGCTCGACGAGGCGTCCGACCCCGACGCCTTTGTGCGCGGCGTGCCGGCCGCCGCTGCACCGGGCAGCATCTACCGCTACAACTCGCTGGGTTCGTATATCGCCGGGCGCGTGGTGGAAAGCGCCAGCGGCGCCGACCTGGAAGACTATGCCGCCAAGGTCCTGTTCGCGCCGCTGGGCATCACCCGCTGGAGCTGGGGCCGCGACGTCGCCAACCACCCGAAAGGACAGGGCAATCTGTCGCTGCGCGCACGCGACACGGCGAAGATTGGCCAGATGGTGCTGGACAAGGGCACGGTCGATGGCCGACCGGTCATCGACGCCGCCTGGCTGCAAGCCGCGCTGGCGCCGCGTGCAGCCATCGGCGCCGTGGACCGCTACGCCGACAGCTACGGCTATTTCTGGTACGCGAAAACGCAGGACATAGGGGACAAGAAGATCGCCGTGCATTTCGCCTCGGGCAATGGCGGCAACAAGATCTATGTGATCCCCGCGCGCCGCATGGTGGTGAGCATCGCATCGAGCGCGTATGGAAAGGGCTATGGACAGCGCCGTTCGGAAGACATCCTGAAGGCCATCCTGAAGGCGGATGCAACGCAGATGTAA
- a CDS encoding fasciclin domain-containing protein has translation MRTFVPAALFITSMLAASAPFAADMTTMVGGQSMYPSKDIVDNAVNSADHTTLVAAVKAAGLVDTLKGKGPFTVFAPTNAAFGKLPAGTVETLVKPENKATLSKILTYHVVPGKYDFKALAKEIKMHDGKAILPTASGGKLMFAMNGMHNIVVMDEGGNSANISTYDVYQSNGVINVIDTVLMPK, from the coding sequence ATGCGCACCTTCGTTCCCGCAGCACTGTTCATCACTTCCATGCTGGCCGCCAGCGCCCCCTTTGCCGCCGACATGACGACCATGGTGGGTGGTCAGAGCATGTATCCGTCCAAGGACATCGTCGATAACGCTGTCAATTCGGCTGACCACACGACCCTGGTGGCTGCCGTCAAGGCTGCCGGCCTGGTCGATACCTTGAAAGGCAAGGGGCCATTTACCGTGTTCGCGCCGACGAATGCGGCCTTCGGCAAGCTGCCCGCCGGCACTGTCGAGACCCTGGTCAAACCCGAAAACAAGGCGACGCTGAGCAAAATCCTCACCTACCACGTGGTGCCCGGCAAATATGACTTCAAGGCGCTGGCCAAGGAAATCAAGATGCACGACGGCAAAGCGATCCTGCCCACGGCCAGCGGGGGCAAGCTGATGTTCGCCATGAACGGCATGCACAACATCGTCGTAATGGATGAGGGCGGCAATAGCGCCAACATCAGTACCTACGATGTGTATCAATCGAATGGCGTGATCAATGTCATCGACACGGTGCTGATGCCGAAATAA
- a CDS encoding efflux transporter outer membrane subunit → MAAAVLLAACAAPEFKQPQIETPTAFKEAQTLPAVQTAADGTRWKQGVPAERQARGEWWLAFNDPALTSLINEATQANANLAVAAARVKQARAIAGIAEADRIPQVGVNVGGQRNRASAVSLGLPNGAPVAATNVYQANLTASYEVDLFGRVASNVSASRSDALAVEATYRSVLLSLQADVAQTYFQLRATDAELATLEQTVRLREESVHVNQRRYDLGDIGEFDLSRARTELSTTRAEAIGLQRQRATSEHALAVLLGKPAASFTATVNPLQDSGFLPVIPAGMPSSLLERRPDIASAQRTMEASNARIGVAKSAMFPALTLNASGGGASDTFSDIFKWSSRSWLLGALMSIPIIDGGRNKAAVSRSEAQLEESVATYRQSVLVAFAEVEDNLAGLRILSGQTQQIDEAVVSARRSADLAQKLYDAGRSSYLDLLDAQRNLATIERNAVQLRGNRAVTTVALIRALGGGWGEAEPQVAAN, encoded by the coding sequence ATGGCCGCCGCCGTGCTGCTGGCCGCCTGCGCGGCGCCGGAGTTCAAGCAGCCGCAGATCGAGACGCCGACGGCGTTCAAGGAAGCGCAAACCTTGCCGGCCGTGCAGACAGCAGCCGATGGCACGCGCTGGAAGCAGGGCGTGCCTGCCGAGCGCCAGGCGCGCGGCGAATGGTGGCTGGCCTTCAATGATCCGGCGTTGACCAGCCTGATCAACGAAGCCACGCAAGCCAACGCCAATCTGGCGGTGGCCGCGGCCCGCGTCAAGCAGGCGAGGGCCATTGCCGGCATCGCAGAAGCGGACCGCATTCCGCAAGTGGGCGTCAACGTGGGCGGCCAGCGCAACCGCGCTTCGGCCGTGTCGCTCGGCTTGCCGAACGGCGCACCGGTGGCGGCGACCAACGTCTACCAGGCCAACCTGACGGCCAGCTACGAAGTCGATTTGTTCGGCAGGGTGGCATCGAATGTCAGCGCCTCGCGCAGCGATGCGTTGGCCGTGGAAGCGACCTACCGTTCGGTGCTGCTGTCCTTGCAGGCGGACGTGGCGCAAACCTACTTCCAGCTGCGCGCCACGGATGCCGAACTGGCGACCCTGGAACAGACGGTGCGCCTGCGCGAGGAAAGCGTGCATGTGAACCAGCGCCGCTATGACCTGGGCGACATCGGCGAATTCGACCTGTCCCGTGCCCGCACGGAGCTGTCGACGACGCGCGCCGAAGCCATCGGTCTGCAGCGCCAGCGCGCCACCAGCGAACATGCGCTGGCCGTCCTGCTGGGCAAGCCGGCCGCCAGCTTCACGGCGACCGTCAACCCGCTGCAGGACAGCGGCTTCCTGCCCGTGATCCCGGCCGGCATGCCATCGTCCCTGCTGGAGCGCCGTCCCGACATCGCGTCGGCGCAGCGCACCATGGAAGCGTCGAATGCGCGCATCGGCGTGGCGAAGTCTGCCATGTTCCCGGCCCTGACCCTGAACGCCTCCGGCGGCGGTGCGTCCGACACCTTCTCGGACATCTTCAAGTGGAGCAGCCGCTCCTGGCTGCTGGGCGCCCTGATGTCGATCCCCATCATCGACGGCGGACGTAATAAAGCTGCCGTGAGCCGCAGCGAAGCGCAGCTGGAAGAGTCGGTGGCGACGTATCGCCAGAGCGTGCTGGTGGCCTTCGCCGAGGTGGAAGACAACCTGGCCGGCCTGCGCATCCTGTCGGGCCAGACGCAGCAGATCGACGAAGCCGTCGTCTCGGCGCGCCGTTCGGCCGACCTGGCGCAAAAGCTGTACGACGCGGGTCGTTCCAGCTACCTCGATCTGCTCGACGCACAGCGCAACCTGGCGACCATCGAGCGCAACGCCGTCCAATTGCGCGGAAACCGCGCCGTCACCACGGTGGCGCTGATCCGCGCCCTGGGCGGCGGCTGGGGCGAGGCGGAGCCGCAGGTCGCGGCCAACTAG
- a CDS encoding efflux RND transporter permease subunit, translated as MNFSRFFIDKPIFAAVLSIVIFVAGLLSIFGLPISEYPDVVPPSVVVRAQYPGANPKVIAETVAAPLEEQINGVENMLYMSSQNTSDGSMMLTVTFKIGTNVEQAETQVQNRVQRALPRLPEEVRQIGVTTVKSSPNLTMVVHLVSPNKRYDDMYLRNYAVLNVKDQLARLPGMGDIQIFGAGDYAMRIWLDPQKVAARGMTANDVVDAIREQNVQVAAGVIGASPAKNSDFQLTVNTQGRLQTPEEFGAIIVRTNADGAVTHLKDVARVEMGANSYSLRSLLNNNPAVGMGIFEAPNANALQLSSDVRAKMDELKKDFPQGVEYRIEYDPTQFVRSSIEAVIHTLLEAIALVVLVVIIFLQTWRASIIPLLAVPVSIVGTFAVMLGFGFSINTLSLFGLVLAIGIVVDDAIVVVENVERNIEEGLSPRDATIQAMKEVSGPIVAIALVLCAVFVPIAFVPGLSGEFYRQFALTIAISTVISAFSSLTLAPALSAALLKPHDAPKDALTRGMDMVFGRFFAWFNRFFGRASHRYEAGVKGVLGRKSASLGVYALLVVAAIFTFKSVPAGFVPAQDKQYLVGFAQLPDAASLDRTEDVVRRMSDVIKSVPGVESTIAFPGLSINDFTNAPNAGIVFATLKPFDERTTKELSGGAIAAEINKRLGGIQDAFIMVFPPPPVNGLGTIGGFKMMIEDRGNLGYDALYNATQALAAKAYQTPELAGVFSGYQINVPQLFADVDRVKAKQMGVQLQTIYQTLQINLGSLYVNDFNQFGRTYQVRVQADAEFRSHAQDIAQLKVRNNKGEMIPLSSLMRVKDSYGPDRVQRYNAYAAADFNGGAAPGVSSGQAQVALERIAKEVLPQGISYEWTELTYQDILSGNTMIYVFPLCVLLVFLVLAAQYESWTLPLAVILIVPMSILCALLGVKLTGGDNNVFTQIALFVLVGLASKNAILIVEFARELEEHGRTVVQAALEACRLRLRPILMTSIAFIMGVVPLVFSHGAGSEMRHAMGVAVFAGMLGVTFFGLFLTPVFYVLLRTLAQRFEKKPAAAAAKPVAAPALDLEGDIY; from the coding sequence ATGAATTTTTCCCGCTTTTTCATCGACAAGCCGATTTTCGCGGCGGTGCTGTCGATTGTCATATTCGTGGCCGGGCTGCTGTCGATATTCGGCCTGCCCATCTCCGAATATCCCGACGTCGTGCCGCCATCGGTGGTGGTGCGCGCGCAGTACCCGGGCGCCAACCCGAAAGTGATCGCCGAAACCGTGGCCGCGCCGCTCGAAGAGCAGATCAACGGCGTCGAGAACATGCTCTATATGTCCTCGCAAAACACGTCCGATGGTTCGATGATGCTGACCGTGACCTTCAAGATCGGTACCAACGTCGAGCAGGCCGAGACGCAGGTGCAGAACCGCGTGCAGCGCGCCTTGCCGCGCCTGCCCGAGGAAGTGCGCCAGATCGGCGTGACGACCGTCAAGTCCTCGCCCAACCTGACCATGGTGGTGCATCTGGTCTCGCCGAACAAGCGCTATGACGACATGTATCTGCGTAACTATGCGGTGCTGAACGTCAAGGACCAGCTGGCCCGTCTGCCCGGCATGGGCGACATCCAGATCTTCGGCGCGGGCGATTACGCCATGCGTATCTGGCTCGACCCGCAAAAGGTAGCGGCGCGCGGCATGACGGCCAATGACGTCGTCGACGCCATCCGCGAGCAGAACGTGCAGGTGGCCGCCGGCGTGATCGGCGCTTCGCCAGCGAAGAACTCGGACTTCCAGCTGACCGTCAATACCCAGGGCCGTCTGCAGACGCCCGAGGAATTTGGCGCCATCATCGTGCGCACCAATGCCGACGGCGCCGTGACGCACCTGAAGGACGTGGCGCGCGTGGAAATGGGCGCCAACAGCTACTCGCTGCGTTCGCTGCTGAACAATAATCCTGCCGTCGGCATGGGTATTTTCGAGGCGCCGAATGCCAATGCGCTGCAACTGTCTTCCGACGTGCGCGCCAAGATGGACGAGCTGAAAAAAGACTTCCCGCAGGGTGTGGAATACCGTATCGAGTACGACCCCACGCAGTTCGTGCGCTCGTCCATCGAAGCCGTGATCCATACCCTGCTCGAGGCGATCGCCCTGGTGGTGCTGGTGGTGATCATCTTCCTGCAAACCTGGCGCGCGTCCATCATTCCGCTGCTGGCTGTTCCTGTCTCCATCGTTGGTACCTTTGCCGTGATGCTGGGCTTTGGCTTCTCGATCAACACGCTGTCGCTGTTTGGCCTCGTGCTGGCCATCGGTATCGTCGTCGATGACGCCATCGTGGTGGTGGAAAACGTCGAGCGCAACATTGAGGAAGGCTTGTCGCCGCGCGACGCCACCATCCAGGCCATGAAAGAGGTCAGTGGTCCCATCGTCGCCATCGCCCTGGTGCTGTGCGCCGTGTTCGTGCCGATCGCCTTCGTGCCTGGTTTGTCGGGCGAGTTCTATCGCCAGTTCGCGCTGACCATCGCCATTTCGACCGTGATCTCCGCTTTCAGCTCGCTGACCCTGGCGCCCGCCCTGTCGGCCGCGCTGCTGAAACCGCACGATGCGCCGAAAGACGCATTGACGCGCGGCATGGACATGGTCTTCGGCCGCTTCTTCGCCTGGTTCAACCGCTTCTTCGGCCGCGCTTCGCACCGCTATGAAGCGGGCGTGAAGGGCGTCCTGGGCCGCAAGAGCGCCTCGCTGGGCGTGTATGCACTGCTGGTCGTCGCCGCCATTTTCACCTTCAAGTCCGTGCCGGCCGGCTTCGTGCCAGCGCAGGACAAGCAATACCTGGTGGGTTTTGCGCAATTGCCTGACGCCGCTTCGCTGGACCGCACGGAAGATGTCGTGCGCCGTATGTCCGACGTCATCAAGTCGGTGCCTGGCGTCGAGTCGACCATCGCCTTCCCCGGCCTGTCGATCAACGACTTTACCAATGCGCCGAACGCCGGCATCGTCTTCGCCACGCTGAAGCCGTTCGACGAGCGTACCACCAAGGAATTGTCGGGCGGTGCCATCGCGGCCGAGATCAACAAACGCCTGGGCGGCATCCAGGACGCCTTCATCATGGTCTTCCCGCCACCGCCGGTCAACGGCCTGGGCACCATCGGCGGCTTCAAGATGATGATCGAAGATCGCGGCAACCTCGGTTACGACGCGCTGTACAACGCCACCCAGGCGCTGGCCGCGAAAGCGTACCAGACGCCGGAACTGGCGGGCGTGTTCTCGGGCTACCAGATCAACGTGCCGCAGCTGTTCGCCGACGTTGACCGCGTGAAGGCCAAGCAGATGGGCGTGCAGCTGCAAACGATTTACCAGACCTTGCAGATCAACCTCGGTTCGCTGTACGTGAATGACTTCAACCAGTTTGGCCGCACTTACCAGGTGCGCGTGCAAGCCGATGCCGAGTTCCGCTCGCATGCGCAGGATATCGCGCAGCTGAAAGTCCGCAATAACAAGGGCGAAATGATCCCGTTGTCGTCGTTGATGCGCGTCAAGGACAGCTATGGTCCGGACCGCGTGCAGCGCTACAACGCCTACGCCGCAGCCGATTTCAACGGCGGCGCAGCCCCTGGCGTATCGAGCGGCCAGGCGCAAGTCGCGCTGGAACGCATCGCCAAGGAAGTGCTGCCGCAGGGGATTTCGTATGAATGGACGGAGCTGACCTATCAGGACATCTTGTCCGGCAATACGATGATCTATGTGTTCCCGCTGTGCGTGCTGCTGGTGTTCCTGGTGCTCGCTGCCCAGTACGAAAGCTGGACCCTGCCGCTGGCCGTGATCCTGATCGTGCCGATGTCGATCCTGTGCGCCTTGCTGGGCGTCAAATTGACCGGTGGCGACAACAATGTGTTCACCCAGATCGCGCTGTTCGTGCTGGTGGGACTGGCGTCGAAGAATGCGATTCTGATCGTGGAATTTGCCCGCGAACTGGAAGAACATGGCCGCACCGTCGTGCAAGCGGCGCTGGAAGCGTGCCGTTTGCGTCTGCGTCCGATTTTGATGACGTCGATCGCCTTCATCATGGGCGTGGTGCCCCTCGTGTTCTCGCACGGTGCCGGTTCGGAAATGCGCCATGCCATGGGCGTGGCGGTGTTCGCCGGCATGCTGGGCGTGACCTTCTTCGGCCTGTTCCTGACGCCCGTGTTCTATGTACTGCTGCGCACCCTGGCGCAGCGTTTTGAGAAAAAACCAGCCGCCGCTGCCGCCAAGCCTGTCGCCGCGCCAGCGCTGGACCTGGAAGGAGATATATATTGA
- a CDS encoding efflux RND transporter periplasmic adaptor subunit: MKNVQQFSTLLKPLAASLALAGLVAVSLAGCDTANSKVPDAPAAGGPPISAAAVIEKQITETQEFSGRLEAIERVEIRSRVGGFITAVNFKPGSEVKKGDVLFVIDPRPFQAEVSRAEGTAASARAKAELAKLELSRAEKLLAEKAIAQREFDEKASGLKELDANARSAQAAYEAAKLNLSYTQVQAPISGRASKAEITVGNLIDASAILTSVVSTDRIYASFDGDEDTYLRVAGTAQKGTPVTVKVGLANETGFPHEGKLEFVDNQLDPATGSVRMRATFANAERQLVPGLFARIQLDGGNGPHAQSTALLISDRAVGTDQSRKYVYVVGADNKAEYRAVKLGPNSDGLRVVREGLKAGEKIVVNGLQRVRPGAPVTPQMVAMDFDPTAPVVPAKPEVKDAKIAAKAASTSKE, from the coding sequence ATGAAAAACGTTCAACAATTTTCCACTCTGCTGAAGCCCCTGGCTGCCTCGCTCGCGCTGGCAGGACTGGTGGCCGTGAGCCTGGCCGGTTGCGATACGGCCAATAGCAAGGTGCCCGACGCGCCAGCGGCCGGCGGCCCGCCCATCTCGGCCGCCGCCGTCATCGAAAAACAGATCACGGAAACACAGGAATTCTCGGGCCGCCTGGAAGCGATCGAGCGCGTGGAAATCCGCTCGCGCGTCGGCGGCTTCATCACCGCCGTCAACTTCAAGCCGGGCAGCGAAGTGAAAAAGGGCGATGTGCTGTTCGTCATCGATCCACGCCCCTTCCAGGCCGAAGTGTCGCGCGCCGAAGGTACGGCCGCCTCGGCCCGTGCCAAGGCGGAACTGGCCAAGCTGGAACTGTCGCGTGCTGAAAAGCTGCTGGCTGAAAAAGCCATCGCCCAGCGCGAATTCGATGAAAAGGCCTCGGGTCTGAAAGAGCTGGACGCGAACGCCCGCTCGGCGCAAGCCGCGTATGAAGCGGCCAAACTGAACCTGTCTTACACGCAGGTGCAGGCGCCGATCAGCGGCCGTGCCAGCAAGGCGGAAATCACGGTCGGCAACCTGATCGACGCTTCCGCCATTTTGACCTCCGTGGTATCGACGGACCGCATCTACGCCAGCTTCGACGGCGATGAAGATACGTATTTGCGCGTGGCCGGCACGGCGCAAAAGGGCACGCCCGTCACCGTCAAGGTGGGCCTGGCCAATGAAACGGGCTTCCCGCATGAAGGCAAGCTGGAATTCGTCGACAACCAGCTCGACCCGGCCACAGGCAGCGTGCGCATGCGCGCCACCTTTGCCAACGCCGAGCGCCAGCTGGTGCCCGGCCTGTTCGCGCGCATCCAGCTCGATGGCGGCAATGGCCCGCATGCGCAAAGTACGGCCTTGTTGATCAGCGACCGTGCCGTCGGCACGGACCAGAGCCGCAAATACGTCTACGTGGTAGGCGCAGACAACAAGGCTGAATACCGCGCCGTCAAGCTGGGCCCGAACTCGGACGGCTTGCGCGTCGTGCGCGAAGGCTTGAAAGCGGGCGAAAAGATCGTCGTCAACGGCTTGCAGCGCGTACGCCCCGGCGCGCCCGTGACGCCGCAGATGGTGGCCATGGATTTTGACCCGACCGCACCAGTCGTCCCTGCGAAACCTGAAGTAAAAGACGCCAAGATCGCCGCGAAAGCAGCATCGACTTCCAAGGAATAA
- a CDS encoding alpha/beta hydrolase, producing MSVAETSAELAPGQALKIRDIQVQGAQDALAARVYTAGVPGAKQSSLIVFFHGGGFVDGDLEDADDFLRCLVLSNPDHVVLAANYTLAKVRPFPAAVEDAHAVLLWAKKNKSKLGWTGKQMVVSGIEAGANLAAVCAMMSRDRGGPPLAGQVLIMPMLDPGLSTCSMRHLPTCPDLAEVADQCAAAYRGYLPNAADRTHPYASPLQSSRLKNLPPALILSSEDDPLRDEAEQYGSKLIACGIKTTVRRMAAAPLQDAGARNECACKVQVLGEIASFVAGLGQEPES from the coding sequence ATGAGCGTTGCCGAGACCTCGGCCGAACTGGCACCTGGCCAGGCGCTGAAGATACGCGACATCCAGGTGCAGGGCGCGCAAGATGCGCTCGCCGCGCGCGTCTACACGGCCGGCGTGCCGGGCGCCAAGCAGTCCAGCCTGATCGTCTTCTTCCATGGCGGCGGTTTTGTCGACGGCGACCTGGAAGACGCGGACGATTTCCTGCGCTGCCTCGTACTGAGCAATCCCGACCACGTGGTGCTGGCCGCGAACTACACGCTGGCGAAGGTGCGGCCATTCCCCGCCGCCGTGGAAGACGCGCATGCCGTGCTGTTGTGGGCAAAAAAGAACAAGTCCAAGCTGGGCTGGACGGGCAAGCAGATGGTGGTGTCGGGCATCGAAGCGGGCGCCAACCTGGCTGCCGTATGCGCCATGATGTCGCGCGACCGGGGCGGACCGCCCCTCGCGGGCCAGGTGCTGATCATGCCCATGCTCGACCCCGGCCTGTCGACCTGCTCGATGCGCCACTTGCCGACCTGTCCGGACCTGGCGGAAGTGGCCGATCAATGCGCCGCCGCCTACCGTGGCTACCTGCCGAATGCCGCTGACCGTACCCATCCGTACGCGTCGCCATTGCAGTCGAGTCGCCTGAAGAACCTGCCGCCAGCCTTGATATTGTCCAGCGAAGATGACCCATTGCGCGACGAGGCTGAACAATACGGCAGCAAATTGATCGCCTGCGGCATCAAGACCACCGTACGGCGCATGGCCGCCGCGCCGCTGCAGGATGCAGGTGCCCGCAATGAGTGCGCCTGCAAGGTGCAGGTATTGGGTGAAATCGCCAGCTTTGTCGCTGGACTGGGGCAGGAGCCCGAGTCATGA
- a CDS encoding LysR family transcriptional regulator — MNKLQAMEVFIQVVDAGGFTRAAENMQLPKATVSTLIQSLEASLSVKLLNRTTRHVSITSDGAAYYERCVRILSDVREAEESLSRTRLSPSGRLRVDAPTALASELIIPALPDFFARYPDISLELGCSDRPVDLIEEGVDCAVRGGELGDLNLIARRVGVLHFITCAAPGYLARYGTPLHPNDLAQHRGVNFFSAKTGKTFDWDFTRAGERIQMSMPSHIALNDSNAYAAAGLAGLGIVQMTHFMLAPLIEQGKMVELLDEWESDPLPIHVIYPPNRHLSAKVRVFVEWVADMFTNHPATQLKGKSNLPARAAQTEAQP, encoded by the coding sequence GTGAACAAGCTGCAAGCCATGGAAGTTTTCATCCAAGTCGTCGATGCGGGCGGCTTTACGCGCGCGGCGGAAAACATGCAGCTGCCGAAAGCCACCGTATCGACGCTGATCCAGTCGCTGGAAGCGAGCCTGTCGGTCAAGCTGCTCAACCGCACCACGCGCCATGTCAGCATCACCTCCGACGGCGCCGCCTATTACGAACGCTGCGTGCGCATCCTGTCGGACGTGCGCGAGGCCGAGGAATCGCTGTCGCGCACGCGATTGAGCCCCAGCGGACGGCTGCGCGTGGATGCGCCCACGGCTCTGGCTAGCGAACTGATCATCCCCGCCCTGCCCGACTTTTTCGCCCGCTACCCCGACATCTCGCTGGAGCTCGGCTGCAGCGACCGCCCCGTCGACCTGATCGAGGAAGGCGTCGACTGCGCCGTGCGCGGCGGCGAGCTGGGCGACCTGAACCTCATCGCGCGCCGGGTCGGCGTGCTGCATTTCATCACCTGCGCGGCGCCCGGCTACCTGGCACGGTATGGCACGCCCCTGCACCCGAACGACCTGGCGCAGCACCGGGGCGTGAATTTTTTCTCCGCCAAGACAGGCAAGACGTTCGACTGGGATTTCACCCGGGCCGGCGAACGCATCCAGATGTCCATGCCCAGCCATATCGCACTGAACGACTCGAACGCCTACGCGGCGGCCGGCCTGGCAGGCCTGGGCATCGTGCAAATGACGCATTTCATGCTTGCGCCGCTGATAGAACAGGGCAAAATGGTGGAATTGCTCGATGAATGGGAATCCGACCCGCTGCCCATCCACGTGATCTATCCGCCCAACCGCCATCTGTCCGCCAAGGTGCGCGTGTTTGTCGAGTGGGTCGCCGACATGTTTACCAACCACCCGGCCACGCAACTGAAGGGCAAGAGCAATCTTCCCGCGCGTGCCGCCCAGACCGAGGCCCAGCCATGA
- a CDS encoding D-2-hydroxyacid dehydrogenase has translation MTAASTTPHRIVFLDRDSLIAKVRPPAFDHSWEEYPHTKGSEQTVSRLQGASIAITNKVPLRAAELDQLPDLKMIAVAATGTDILDLAACRERGIVVANIRDYARATVPEHTLALMLALRRQLVAYRADVDAGLWQASERFCLFGHPIRDLAGSRLGLLGYGALGKSVAQLGRAFGMQVQVHNRSPIEDNGVTQVSFDELLATSDVLSLHLPLTDKTRNIIGAQELARMQPTSLLINTARGGLVDEAALATALTNGVIAGAGFDVLSKEPPLPDNPLLNLRLPNFILTPHTAWASGEAMQKLADILIGNVEAFERGAPTNVVA, from the coding sequence ATGACCGCAGCAAGCACAACGCCCCACCGCATCGTCTTTCTCGACCGCGACAGCCTGATCGCCAAAGTGCGTCCGCCCGCCTTCGACCACAGCTGGGAAGAGTATCCGCACACCAAGGGCAGCGAACAGACGGTTTCCCGTCTGCAAGGCGCCAGCATCGCCATCACGAACAAGGTGCCGCTGCGCGCAGCTGAGCTGGACCAGCTGCCGGACCTGAAGATGATCGCCGTAGCCGCCACCGGCACGGATATCCTCGACCTGGCCGCCTGCCGCGAGCGGGGCATCGTGGTGGCGAATATCCGCGACTATGCGCGCGCCACCGTGCCCGAGCATACGCTGGCCCTGATGCTGGCCCTGCGCCGCCAGCTGGTCGCCTACCGGGCGGACGTGGACGCGGGCCTGTGGCAGGCATCGGAGCGCTTCTGCCTGTTCGGCCACCCGATCCGCGACCTGGCCGGCAGCCGCCTGGGTTTGCTCGGCTATGGCGCGCTGGGCAAGTCCGTGGCCCAGCTGGGGCGCGCCTTCGGCATGCAAGTGCAGGTGCACAATCGCTCGCCCATCGAGGACAACGGCGTGACGCAGGTGAGCTTCGACGAACTGCTGGCCACGTCCGACGTACTGAGCCTGCACCTGCCGCTGACGGACAAGACGCGCAACATCATCGGTGCGCAAGAACTGGCGCGCATGCAGCCCACGTCGCTCCTGATCAACACGGCGCGGGGCGGCCTCGTCGACGAGGCGGCCCTGGCCACAGCATTGACGAACGGCGTCATCGCCGGCGCCGGTTTCGACGTGTTATCGAAGGAGCCGCCGCTGCCCGACAACCCGCTGTTGAACTTGCGCCTGCCCAATTTCATCCTCACACCGCACACGGCCTGGGCCAGCGGGGAAGCCATGCAAAAGCTGGCTGACATCTTGATCGGCAACGTGGAAGCGTTCGAACGGGGCGCCCCAACGAACGTCGTGGCATGA
- a CDS encoding DUF1993 domain-containing protein: MTELMRTNPATIFCRSLAQLSAMLDKTGTAPELLAARLHPDMLPFAQQVRAAVSFSLRGCCPLAGLDVADFSAAPSLQEQIAQTMCYLMAIPAERFDGPPGRICRDRAGFADIALPAGEYLNLYILPNFYFHFGMAYAIARSAGAAIGKGDFDGYHAYAPGFSFERPGSP; encoded by the coding sequence ATGACGGAGCTGATGCGGACCAACCCCGCCACCATCTTTTGCCGCTCGCTGGCACAGCTGTCCGCCATGCTCGACAAGACCGGCACCGCACCGGAACTGCTGGCGGCGCGTCTGCACCCGGACATGCTGCCATTCGCCCAGCAAGTGCGCGCGGCCGTGAGCTTTTCCCTGCGCGGCTGCTGCCCGCTGGCGGGGCTGGACGTGGCCGATTTCAGCGCCGCCCCCAGCCTGCAGGAACAGATCGCGCAAACCATGTGCTACCTCATGGCCATTCCTGCGGAACGTTTTGACGGGCCGCCCGGCCGCATCTGCCGCGACCGCGCCGGCTTCGCCGACATCGCGCTGCCTGCCGGCGAATATCTGAACTTGTACATCCTGCCGAATTTCTATTTTCACTTCGGCATGGCGTATGCGATCGCCCGCAGCGCCGGCGCGGCCATCGGCAAGGGCGATTTCGACGGCTATCACGCCTATGCGCCGGGATTTTCATTCGAGCGACCTGGCTCGCCGTAG